A single region of the Solwaraspora sp. WMMD406 genome encodes:
- a CDS encoding glycine--tRNA ligase encodes MQDALARLAAYWAEQGCLTVQPMNTEVGAGTLNPATFLRVLGPEPWRVAYVEPSVRPDDSRYGENPNRVQTHTQFQVILKPEPGDAQELYLGSLAALGIDVTAHDVRFVEDNWASPALGAWGLGWEVWLDGLEITQFTYFQQAGGINLDVPSVEITYGIERIMMALQGVRHFKEIEYAPGVSYGEIFGPGEYEMSRYYLDDADVATNRQLLDLYAAEAQRMIDAGLPVPAHSFVLKCSQAFNVLDSRGAVSTADRATEFARMRRLAGEVARLWARRREELGHPLGVVPPAPAGQAHPSAAPAEASGPARRLVFEIGTEEMPPSEVRSGRQQVARLLAERLAGTRLTHGPIQVLATPRRLVAVVDGVAAREPDHTRTVRGPKVAAGFRPDGTPTPAASGFARSQGVEVTELAQVEIGGVPHLAVLRDEPGRPAATVLTEVLAGVVTGLRSAKNMRWRDPQLSFTRPIRWLLALWGDVVVPVEVSTLAAGRTTRVHRTAAESTVPVADAESYLDTVRAAGIVVDPDERREIISAATAELAASAGGQVDLAAEAGLLTQIVDLIEQPTPLLGGFEERYLELPEAVLATVMRKHQRYLPVRDAKGALLPSFVAVANGAIDQDLVRAGNEAVLRARYEDAAFFYRADRETPLPELRARLARLTFTDKLGSMADRAGRVGGLAVELAEQVDLSPTDRQALARAAELVKFDLGSQMVTEMTSLAGVMARDYAAHAGEPAAVADAVFEAELPRSTGDQLPQTLPGAVLSLADRLDLVTGLAATVGLPTGSSDPFAIRRAVLGLLAVHRSQPVLTGLSLTAGLAAAARRQPVPVSDAVLDEIGEFLTRRVEQLLTEESQPVDRVRAVLPHADRPQLVDRLLAQLDRLLDDQQFRDLAEALQRARRIVPADVPPGYDPTLLTEPAEVRLHEVVKQVQADLDHGIDLDRFTEIAGRLTGPVNAFFDEVFVMAEDPRLRQARLGLLATVAALSADVLDWPQLRM; translated from the coding sequence ATGCAGGACGCGCTGGCCCGCCTCGCGGCGTACTGGGCCGAGCAGGGCTGCCTCACGGTCCAGCCGATGAACACCGAGGTCGGCGCCGGTACGCTCAACCCCGCGACGTTCCTGCGGGTCCTCGGTCCCGAACCGTGGCGGGTCGCCTACGTCGAACCGTCGGTACGCCCGGACGACTCCCGGTACGGCGAGAACCCCAACCGGGTCCAGACGCACACCCAGTTCCAGGTGATCCTCAAGCCGGAACCGGGTGACGCGCAGGAGCTCTACCTGGGCAGCCTGGCCGCGCTCGGCATCGACGTCACCGCGCACGACGTCCGGTTCGTCGAGGACAACTGGGCCTCGCCCGCGCTCGGCGCGTGGGGGCTGGGCTGGGAGGTCTGGCTGGACGGGCTGGAGATCACCCAGTTCACCTACTTCCAGCAGGCGGGTGGGATCAACCTCGACGTGCCGTCGGTGGAGATCACCTACGGCATCGAGCGGATCATGATGGCATTGCAGGGGGTCCGCCACTTCAAGGAGATCGAGTACGCCCCCGGCGTCTCGTACGGGGAGATCTTCGGCCCGGGCGAGTACGAGATGTCGCGCTACTACCTCGACGACGCCGACGTCGCCACCAACCGGCAGCTGCTCGACCTGTACGCCGCCGAAGCGCAGCGCATGATCGACGCCGGGCTTCCGGTGCCCGCGCACAGCTTCGTCCTCAAGTGCTCACAGGCCTTCAACGTGCTGGACTCGCGCGGTGCCGTCTCCACCGCGGACCGGGCCACCGAGTTCGCCCGGATGCGCCGGCTCGCCGGCGAGGTCGCCCGGCTGTGGGCCCGCCGCCGCGAGGAACTCGGCCACCCGCTGGGCGTCGTGCCACCGGCACCGGCCGGCCAGGCGCACCCGTCGGCCGCGCCGGCCGAAGCGTCGGGCCCGGCCCGGCGGCTGGTCTTCGAGATCGGCACCGAGGAGATGCCACCGTCGGAGGTCCGTTCGGGCCGTCAGCAGGTGGCCCGGCTGCTCGCCGAGCGGCTGGCCGGCACCCGGCTGACGCACGGCCCGATCCAGGTGCTGGCCACGCCGCGCCGGCTGGTGGCGGTGGTCGACGGGGTCGCGGCCCGCGAGCCCGACCACACCCGCACCGTACGCGGTCCGAAGGTCGCCGCCGGGTTCCGCCCCGACGGCACCCCCACCCCGGCGGCGAGCGGCTTCGCCCGGTCGCAGGGTGTCGAGGTGACCGAGCTGGCTCAGGTCGAGATCGGCGGCGTACCGCATCTGGCGGTGCTGCGCGATGAGCCCGGCCGCCCCGCCGCGACGGTCCTCACCGAAGTCCTGGCCGGGGTGGTGACCGGTCTGCGGTCGGCCAAGAACATGCGCTGGCGGGATCCGCAGCTGTCGTTCACCCGGCCGATCCGGTGGCTGCTCGCCCTCTGGGGCGACGTGGTCGTGCCGGTCGAGGTGTCCACCCTGGCCGCGGGCCGGACCACGCGGGTGCACCGGACGGCGGCCGAGTCGACGGTCCCGGTGGCCGACGCGGAGAGCTACCTGGACACCGTCCGGGCCGCCGGGATCGTCGTCGACCCGGACGAGCGTCGCGAGATCATCTCGGCCGCCACCGCCGAGCTCGCCGCCTCCGCCGGCGGGCAGGTGGACCTGGCCGCCGAGGCCGGCCTGCTGACCCAGATCGTCGATCTGATCGAGCAGCCGACGCCGCTGCTCGGCGGATTCGAGGAACGCTATCTGGAGTTGCCCGAGGCGGTGCTCGCCACGGTGATGCGTAAGCACCAGCGGTACCTGCCGGTGCGCGACGCGAAGGGTGCGCTGCTGCCCAGCTTCGTGGCGGTCGCCAACGGCGCCATCGACCAGGACCTGGTCCGGGCCGGCAACGAAGCGGTGCTGCGGGCCCGCTACGAGGACGCGGCGTTCTTCTACCGCGCGGACCGGGAGACGCCGCTGCCCGAGCTACGGGCCCGACTGGCCCGGCTGACCTTCACCGACAAGCTGGGGTCGATGGCCGACCGGGCCGGACGGGTCGGCGGCCTCGCCGTCGAGCTGGCCGAGCAGGTCGACCTGTCCCCGACCGACCGGCAGGCCCTGGCGCGCGCCGCCGAGCTGGTCAAGTTCGATCTCGGCTCGCAGATGGTCACCGAGATGACCAGCCTCGCCGGGGTGATGGCCCGCGACTACGCCGCGCACGCCGGTGAGCCGGCGGCGGTGGCCGACGCGGTGTTCGAGGCCGAACTGCCGCGCAGCACCGGTGACCAGTTGCCGCAGACTCTGCCCGGTGCGGTGCTGTCGCTGGCCGACCGGCTCGACTTGGTGACCGGGCTGGCCGCCACGGTCGGCCTGCCGACGGGCAGCAGCGACCCGTTCGCCATCCGGCGGGCGGTGCTGGGCCTGCTGGCGGTGCATCGCAGCCAGCCGGTCCTGACCGGATTGTCGTTGACCGCCGGGCTCGCGGCGGCGGCCCGTCGGCAGCCGGTGCCGGTCAGCGACGCCGTACTCGACGAGATCGGCGAGTTCCTGACCCGCCGGGTGGAGCAACTGCTGACCGAGGAGAGTCAGCCGGTCGACCGGGTCCGGGCGGTGCTGCCGCACGCCGATCGGCCGCAGCTGGTCGACCGGCTGTTGGCGCAGCTCGACCGGCTCCTCGACGATCAGCAGTTCCGTGACCTGGCCGAGGCGTTGCAGCGGGCGCGGCGGATCGTGCCGGCCGACGTACCGCCGGGCTACGATCCGACGCTGCTCACCGAGCCGGCCGAGGTACGGCTGCACGAGGTGGTCAAGCAGGTCCAGGCCGATCTGGACCACGGCATCGATCTGGACCGGTTCACCGAGATCGCCGGTCGGCTCACCGGTCCGGTGAACGCGTTCTTCGACGAGGTCTTCGTGATGGCGGAGGACCCACGGCTGCGTCAGGCCCGGCTGGGTCTGCTCGCCACGGTCGCGGCGCTCTCGGCCGACGTGCTGGATTGGCCGCAGCTGCGGATGTGA
- a CDS encoding PAS domain-containing protein produces the protein MPRRVLTGYLVVLACLGVAVFAVRAGAALWWGLTGVASVAAMVWGIHHHRPPRRVPWLLLAGGVAVLAVGDVCYELSPRFTDTSLGLLAEGLYLVNFGLLAAGVLILTRTSVALRDRAGLLDTLILFLVAGLVTWTLVVGPALVSVDLPTAAKVLLSLQSLGGVLVVVVMLRLAAAAWRDPSVLLLAIGAASLLLADLYYTVAQLGDGWRPGILAELGWFTFYLTWGAAGLHHSMARLATPARPSADEIAAMRVSMVTLTCLTVPVLLLFRAFLGGPSDLAVDLVIAAVTALTMVLAVIRFTDSVLGHRRAIRREQSLRESGALLLSATTVEEVAAAIRRSVARLLPVDSAYQLLFAVCRPAAEAGVALAGPTGWRPQIVVDHALPVGGVGAERRSRLMPTRLLHPDLVDLLTPAPATLMVSLAAPVPSAGSGVVLLVAAENGVLAASRDAVEVVAGQAVSAVHRMAVAEEAALRDRDRYLDLIAGTAGEAVMIVGSDDRIRYASSPCGPLLGVDLQVLADWRDLIHPDDHAQVARTLADASERGAGRAVGAQWILRRPDGSHVLLEVRCRDLRQVQGVRGLVLNLRDVAALRRRESESARRRLDGSAPGQNRRSLRQRFR, from the coding sequence GTGCCGCGGCGCGTCCTGACCGGTTACCTCGTGGTGCTGGCATGTCTCGGTGTCGCCGTCTTCGCGGTGCGCGCCGGTGCCGCACTGTGGTGGGGACTGACCGGTGTCGCCAGTGTCGCCGCGATGGTCTGGGGAATCCACCACCACCGTCCACCTCGGCGGGTTCCGTGGCTGCTGTTGGCCGGCGGCGTCGCCGTGCTGGCCGTCGGTGACGTCTGCTACGAGCTCTCCCCACGATTCACCGACACTTCCCTGGGCCTGCTCGCCGAAGGTCTCTATCTGGTCAACTTCGGACTGCTCGCGGCGGGTGTGCTGATCCTGACCCGCACTTCGGTAGCGCTGCGGGACCGGGCCGGGTTGCTGGACACCCTGATCCTGTTCCTGGTCGCCGGGTTGGTCACGTGGACACTCGTGGTCGGCCCGGCGTTGGTCTCGGTCGACCTGCCGACGGCCGCGAAGGTACTGCTGTCCCTGCAGAGCCTCGGCGGCGTACTCGTGGTCGTGGTGATGCTGCGACTGGCCGCCGCGGCCTGGCGCGACCCGTCCGTACTGCTGCTGGCGATCGGTGCCGCGAGCCTGCTGCTGGCGGACCTCTACTACACCGTCGCGCAGCTCGGCGACGGCTGGCGACCGGGGATCCTGGCCGAGCTGGGATGGTTCACCTTCTATCTGACCTGGGGTGCCGCCGGTCTGCACCACAGTATGGCCAGGTTGGCGACACCGGCGCGGCCCAGCGCGGACGAGATCGCGGCGATGCGGGTCAGCATGGTGACGCTGACCTGCCTGACCGTGCCCGTCCTGTTGCTGTTCCGGGCCTTTCTCGGCGGCCCGTCCGATCTCGCCGTCGACCTGGTCATCGCTGCCGTCACCGCGCTGACCATGGTGCTCGCGGTGATCCGGTTCACCGACTCGGTGCTGGGACATCGTCGCGCGATACGCCGGGAACAGTCGTTGCGGGAGAGCGGTGCCCTGTTGCTGTCGGCCACCACCGTGGAAGAGGTGGCCGCCGCGATCCGGCGCTCCGTGGCGCGGCTGCTACCGGTCGACTCCGCCTACCAGCTGCTGTTCGCGGTGTGCCGCCCGGCCGCCGAGGCGGGCGTCGCGCTGGCCGGTCCGACCGGCTGGCGTCCGCAGATCGTCGTCGACCACGCCCTGCCGGTGGGCGGTGTCGGTGCCGAGCGCCGCAGCCGGCTGATGCCGACCCGACTGCTGCATCCGGACCTGGTCGACCTCTTGACGCCGGCGCCCGCGACGCTGATGGTCTCCCTGGCCGCCCCGGTGCCGTCCGCCGGCTCCGGCGTGGTCCTGTTGGTCGCCGCCGAGAACGGCGTGCTGGCGGCCAGCCGGGACGCCGTCGAGGTGGTCGCCGGTCAGGCCGTGTCGGCGGTGCACCGGATGGCGGTCGCGGAGGAAGCCGCCCTGCGGGACCGGGACCGTTACCTCGACCTGATCGCGGGGACCGCCGGTGAAGCGGTGATGATCGTCGGTTCCGATGATCGGATCCGGTACGCCAGTTCGCCCTGTGGTCCGTTGCTCGGTGTCGACCTTCAGGTTCTGGCCGACTGGCGTGATCTGATCCACCCCGACGACCACGCCCAGGTGGCCCGGACCCTCGCCGACGCCAGCGAGCGGGGTGCCGGCCGCGCGGTCGGTGCGCAGTGGATTCTGCGCCGCCCGGACGGCAGCCATGTGCTGCTGGAGGTGCGCTGTCGCGATCTGCGTCAGGTGCAGGGGGTACGCGGCCTGGTGCTGAACCTGCGGGACGTGGCCGCACTGCGGCGCAGGGAATCGGAGTCGGCCCGTCGGCGACTCGACGGGAGCGCGCCGGGACAGAACCGACGCAGTCTCCGGCAACGGTTTCGCTGA
- a CDS encoding phospholipid carrier-dependent glycosyltransferase, translating into MPAVIRRRLAPLDNWLDPWSWLATAVVVAIGAALRLLNLSHPSGTVFDEVYYANEANELRQYGFEWDETNNTPAYVVHPPLGKWIISLGIRAFDFTEFGWRISAAVVGILMVLIITRTARRLFRSTVLGCIAGLLLALDGFHLVLSRTALLDIFLAFFVLAAFAALVVDRDWSRRRWLRAMENGLDPTRPGRAGRPPFEVPWWRLLAAVLLGCGLAVKWSALWFIPVFGLLVVWWEVGARRSAGVRRPWRDTVIDEAGWLLLSGVLILGTYVASWSGWLSTDGGYLRHYRADNGMSEPPFIGALLNLWHYHQQAYGFHSTLEVEHRYQSWPWQWLLLGRPVAFYWSDQTDCGAASCTGEVLLLGTPLLWWSFLPALAALVWLGIARRDWRAGAILAAVAAGLLPWFYYAMEGRTMFSFYTAPALPFMVLAVTYVLGAIATPANGATAPSSPVNSDRRMIGAVIVGAYVLLVAVCFAYFYPIFVGQPLPYEDWSARMWLGGRWI; encoded by the coding sequence CTGCCAGCGGTGATCCGGCGCCGGCTGGCACCGCTGGACAACTGGCTGGATCCGTGGTCCTGGCTGGCTACCGCTGTGGTCGTGGCGATCGGCGCGGCGCTTCGGTTGCTCAATCTCAGCCATCCGTCCGGCACCGTCTTCGACGAGGTGTACTACGCCAACGAGGCCAACGAGCTTCGGCAGTACGGCTTCGAGTGGGACGAGACCAACAACACCCCCGCGTACGTGGTCCACCCGCCGCTCGGCAAGTGGATCATCTCACTGGGCATCAGAGCGTTCGACTTCACCGAGTTCGGCTGGCGGATCTCCGCCGCCGTCGTCGGCATCCTGATGGTGCTGATCATCACCCGGACCGCCCGCCGGCTGTTCCGTTCGACCGTGCTCGGTTGCATCGCGGGGCTGCTGTTGGCGCTGGACGGATTCCACCTTGTCCTGTCCCGGACCGCCCTGCTCGACATCTTCCTGGCGTTCTTCGTCCTGGCCGCGTTCGCCGCGCTGGTCGTCGATCGGGACTGGTCCCGGCGACGCTGGCTACGGGCCATGGAGAACGGCCTGGACCCGACCCGACCCGGCCGTGCCGGTCGGCCGCCCTTCGAGGTGCCGTGGTGGCGGCTACTCGCGGCGGTGCTGCTCGGCTGCGGCCTCGCGGTCAAGTGGAGCGCGCTGTGGTTCATCCCGGTCTTCGGACTGCTGGTGGTGTGGTGGGAGGTGGGGGCCCGACGGTCGGCGGGGGTACGCCGCCCGTGGCGGGACACCGTCATCGACGAGGCGGGTTGGCTGCTGCTCAGCGGCGTCCTGATCCTGGGCACCTATGTCGCCAGCTGGTCCGGCTGGCTGTCGACCGACGGCGGCTATCTGCGGCACTACCGGGCCGACAACGGCATGTCCGAGCCACCGTTCATCGGGGCGCTGCTCAATCTGTGGCACTACCACCAGCAGGCGTACGGCTTCCACAGCACGTTGGAGGTCGAGCACCGCTACCAGTCGTGGCCCTGGCAGTGGCTGCTACTGGGCCGTCCGGTCGCCTTCTACTGGTCCGACCAGACCGACTGTGGCGCGGCGAGCTGCACCGGTGAGGTGCTCCTGCTCGGTACGCCGCTGCTGTGGTGGTCGTTCCTGCCGGCGCTGGCCGCGCTGGTCTGGCTCGGTATCGCCCGCCGGGACTGGCGGGCCGGAGCGATCCTCGCGGCGGTGGCGGCCGGCTTGCTGCCATGGTTCTACTACGCCATGGAGGGTCGGACGATGTTCTCCTTCTACACCGCGCCGGCGCTGCCCTTCATGGTGCTGGCGGTGACCTACGTGCTCGGCGCGATCGCCACTCCGGCGAACGGCGCGACGGCACCGTCGAGTCCGGTCAACAGTGACCGGCGAATGATCGGCGCGGTCATCGTCGGTGCCTACGTGCTGCTGGTGGCGGTCTGCTTCGCCTACTTCTATCCGATCTTCGTCGGTCAGCCCTTGCCGTACGAGGACTGGTCTGCCCGGATGTGGCTCGGCGGCCGCTGGATCTGA
- a CDS encoding serine hydrolase: MERIRRGYLRQRARAGGTWHSYVTRRDAAGRWQPVIVDDADRIVHGYSVQKLAVATAVLDKVDRGLLRLDQKLHLTADLVLGGSGIYHLHGVWGDDITIANVLTAMLLVSDNTAVRMCGRVAPATEINDILAAKGFTHTRVEPVANQNAFHLGTTTARETHDLLTRLADHRLLSDASCRFLLGILRWVDGYHDGVRRVMSSNERSRTATKHGADHDPGGAARHEVGIMFTADGAPTLVYVFFADGLGDEDNYGATHPAVEAHAVLGRVMFDHVAAATIPGTGARPVPPRIRPVDGG; this comes from the coding sequence GTGGAACGGATCCGGCGCGGCTATCTGCGGCAACGGGCCAGGGCCGGCGGCACCTGGCATTCGTACGTGACCAGGCGGGACGCGGCCGGCCGGTGGCAGCCGGTGATCGTCGACGACGCCGACCGGATCGTTCACGGCTACAGCGTGCAGAAGCTGGCCGTCGCCACCGCCGTACTCGACAAGGTCGACCGGGGTCTGCTGCGGCTCGACCAGAAGCTGCACCTGACCGCCGACCTCGTCCTGGGCGGCAGCGGCATCTACCACCTGCACGGCGTCTGGGGCGACGACATCACCATCGCCAACGTCCTCACCGCGATGCTGTTGGTCTCGGACAACACGGCGGTACGGATGTGCGGCCGGGTCGCACCGGCGACGGAGATCAACGACATCCTGGCGGCGAAGGGGTTCACCCACACCCGGGTCGAGCCGGTCGCCAACCAGAACGCGTTCCACCTCGGCACGACGACCGCCCGGGAGACCCACGACCTGCTCACCCGGCTCGCCGACCACCGCCTGCTCAGCGACGCGTCCTGCCGGTTCCTGCTAGGCATCCTGCGCTGGGTCGACGGCTACCACGACGGCGTACGGCGGGTGATGTCGTCGAACGAACGCAGCCGGACCGCCACGAAGCACGGCGCGGACCACGATCCGGGCGGGGCGGCCCGGCACGAGGTCGGGATCATGTTCACCGCCGACGGCGCGCCCACCCTGGTGTACGTCTTCTTCGCCGATGGTCTGGGCGACGAAGACAACTACGGGGCCACCCACCCGGCGGTCGAGGCACACGCCGTGCTCGGCCGGGTCATGTTCGACCACGTCGCCGCGGCGACCATACCGGGCACCGGAGCCCGGCCGGTGCCGCCGCGGATCCGGCCGGTCGACGGCGGCTGA